ATTGTTACTGATTCATATACCTTTGTAGGTAAGTAAACTGAAACAGTAGTATCCACGATAGATACGCCAATATTAAAAAACGTGTTAGGATCTTGAAATTCTACCTTTAACAAATCACCTCGTTCTTCTACATTAAGTTTAAATTTATCCTTCAGTTTTTCACTAACTCTACCATTCACCTCAATGATAAAGGAATCATCGTCAGAAGGCTGAACCTCAATATCAGTTGATGGGAAGTCAATGTCTATTTTTTTGATCTCTTCATTCTTTACTTCTTTTTTTTCAAGTAAATCTACAGTATTAAAGGATAAGCCTCCTGTGGCATTTATTGAAACAACTGAACCGATTATTCCAATAAATAATACAACAAATAATCCTACTAACAGCTTTTTCATGCTGTTTTCCCTCCTTATATAATATGAGTATTAAATGTACACACAACTTACGTGATTAAAATACACCTGATGGAATAGCAATAACTTCTAATTTATTTCTATAAGCAAATATTTGTTTTGTTCGTCACTGTTACTTCTGGTTTAAAAGTATCGTCAGAGTGTATGGTATTCAAACTTCTCCTGTTACTATGAAATCTCTGTTACGAATTGAATGAGTTTCTTATAACTTGATTATAAAATCTCTATGTTTTCTATACCTATACTTAATTATTTTTATCATCAATCACCATTAACAATGTTAGTTAAGGTGTTTGTAATACTACGCATTTTATCCCTATCTAAGGATTCATTATTACTTAAAATAATAATGACAAGTTCAGTATTAAGCTCACGATAAAAATTTGCTATAAATCCTGGTAAGTCTCCAGCGTGTTCAACTTTTTTTTCTTGGGTAAACCAACCATATCCATAGTCATATTCAGATCCATATTCGAAGTTAGAAGGGATGTTAGTATAAGGAGCATACATCTTAGCTATAGTCTCTTTTTTTAGTAATTTTGCAGAATATAATGCTCTATCCCATGTTACTAAATCATTCATAGTTGTATACAAACCACTGGAGGAATGGGTTATATAATAGTCGTATTGAATAGGATAAAAATCATTTTCGGTATTGATTTTTTCATACCCTTGAGCTTTATTTTCTAGCACTTCCCAGTTAACACTGTAACCTGTATTTAACATCGCTAAAGGTTCAAAAATGTTCTTTTCTAAAAATTTATCGTATGATTCTTCTGTGGTACGTTCTATGATCAATCCTAAAATTAAATAATTTGAATTGCTATATTCAAACTTTTCACCAGGATTAAAGTTAAGAGGAATGTCTTTATATATTGCAATTGCTTCTTCTTCGGTTATCGAATAAGGAATATTAGACCCGAATTTTTTTTCTAAACTCTCAGCAAAATACGGATGATCTGTACTTACTATTCCAGATGACATCGATAAAAGGTGATGAATCGTAACCCCTTCCCATTTAGAAAGATCAGGTAAATAATCTGTAATTTGATGTTCTAGTTCAAGTAATCCTCTTTCCTTTAGTAATAATATCGCTGCGGCTGTAAATTGTTTAGTCAAAGAACCTATGATGAATTTCGTATCTAATGTATTTGCGATATTTTGATCAATGTCAGCCTTACCAAACGTATTAGAGTATATTTCTTCACCTCCCATACCTACATATACAGCCCCTGAAAAATTATAGTATTTTTCAAAGTGAGTCATCACATTATCCAATTTGGTATATACATCTAAGTCATTTGAATCTTGACTTACTTCTTGTACTTGAGCTGATGTAATGTTTTCTTCTGTTGACTTCTCAATAAGGTCTGTGTTTTCTGTAGTTTGACTTACTTTTTTGGTAGGATTTTCAGCAGAACACGCACTTATAACAAGTAAAAGACTAATGAACACAATAAAAGAGCTTTTTTTCATAGAATCTCCCCTTGTGATTTGTTATCCACGTGAATAGATTAAATTTTTTCTAAGAAGTTATTATTTTAAATACGGATTTGTATCGTAGAGGTTTCAATTTATTTCTTGGACATATAGTTGAATAAAGGATTGGAAGGATTGTTTGGTGATGGAATTAATGTAACTGTGTATAGAAAAATTAAAGGGTAATCAAGTATGAGGTACCAATATTGTTTGTTATCTTACCTATTAACAATGATTAACAATTACCTATTCCTACACCTCCATTTTATATAATACGTTTTAAATGTATTATTGTTATAGTGTTCTGTGTTAATGGTACACTAAGTTAATTTTATTGTCAATTTATTACTCTGTTTACTTTTTAATACAAAGTTGATAAAAAAGAGCTGTAAGTATAGGTAGGCAAGATGATACATTTTATCATACTTAATCAGTAATAAATTTGGGAGATGCGCCATTTTTTATTGCTTAGGAAGATTGTGGAGCAACGAAAAAACAATAATATGCTAAAATCAGGATTAGATCGTGAAAAAGAGAGCATGGGGGGGGGATATGTGACTGTTGCTATTCATTAGAAGTAATGCGAGTGCCGGAAATACGTAATAAGAAGAACAAGTATTAACAATTTTCACCATTAATTTGTATGCTACTTGGTATTTCCGACTATCTTAAGATATACTACCTTATGTTAACAGGCCATATAGGAAAAGCTAGTTCGTTTTATGCTCCAATTTCCGATAAGCAAACGAGAGCAAGATGGCTGGTATGGTACAAAGTAGCATTCCAACAAATGCGTATGTTGATTCTATTTCGTATAAGTAACCTCCTAAAATTGTAAACACTGCAGTTCCCCAGCTAAGTGCGAATCCCGAGTAAATACCTTGCGCGATTGGAATCTGTTCATAAGGAATATTTTTATTTAAAAATTTCATAAAGGCATAATGCGCCATCGCGAACGAGAATGCATGTAATATTTGTGAAATACTAAAAATAATGACATTAGGAAAAGTAAATACTATGATCCAGCGTATCGATGAACCAAGTGCTGCTAGTGTAAGTAAAGTAGCTACTGATATTTTGTAAAATCTTCTATCTGCAATTGCAAAGAAAATAATTTCAGCGATTACCGCAATGTTAATAATAAAACCGATTAAATAGTTTGGTGCATGTATTTCTTGTAAAAAAATATACCCGTAATTGTAATACGAAGCATGTGATGCTTGCAGTAATATCACTATGGCGAGTACTACAACAAAGTGGCTGTTCCGAAATAACTTTAGCATACCTCCTTTTATTGTTTGATCACGGTGTGATTTTTTTGATAAAACGTTGGGTGTTTGCATAAAGCCGAGGATCATGAAAACAATTACACCTAATAACATTGCCCATAAAATCACGTTATCCCCCATAAGATCGATAAAGATAGCTACGATTATACCAGCCAATACAAACCCAACAGATCCCCATAATCTACTTTTTCCGTAATTTTTCAATTCATTATTTTTCATAAGGACGCCAGCTGCACTGTCTAATGCAGGCATCAAAGTTGGATAAAAAACATGTAAGAGTATTGATACCACTAATAAGCTAGTAAAAGAACTAGCTGGAATACAGAAGAAAAGAACAATTAGTGTACCGATTGAAGCACCATTTAATATTGTTTTACTACTAAATTTTCCTGATAATAATGGGAAAACAATTAACGATGAAATACCTCTTGCAATCAAACTTAAGCTCATTATTAAGCCAGTTTGAGAAATCGTCATTCCTTTTATATGAATCAGCCACCCTGTCCAGTAAGGGAGGAAAACACCCCATGTCACAAAAAAACTAAAGAATTGTCTGCTCATCCACCGTTGAGTATTCATTTATATCTCTCCTTTGTTTGAATGATATAATGAATATGAATGTAATAATATGAGATATCTCATATTTTGAGGTGGATAATGAGAATTTATAATGATGAGAAAAGACAACATTATTTAAAAGAAAGCTCTATTGAGGCTTTGTTTTCTTTTCCGCTTGACGAATTTATCGAGGTTCATGAATATAAAAGGGATGAATGGATTATTCAAGAAGGCAGCGTGCCGAATTTTTTATTTTATCTCATCGAAGGAAAAGCAAAAATTTATGTAACCCATCAAAACGGAAAAGTCTCTTTGTTAAATTTTGTTAGTCCTAAGGAATATATTGGAGAAATGGAATTATTAAATGAGGTTTATTATACAAAAGGAATAC
The sequence above is a segment of the Bacillus sp. SM2101 genome. Coding sequences within it:
- a CDS encoding serine hydrolase domain-containing protein, producing the protein MKKSSFIVFISLLLVISACSAENPTKKVSQTTENTDLIEKSTEENITSAQVQEVSQDSNDLDVYTKLDNVMTHFEKYYNFSGAVYVGMGGEEIYSNTFGKADIDQNIANTLDTKFIIGSLTKQFTAAAILLLKERGLLELEHQITDYLPDLSKWEGVTIHHLLSMSSGIVSTDHPYFAESLEKKFGSNIPYSITEEEAIAIYKDIPLNFNPGEKFEYSNSNYLILGLIIERTTEESYDKFLEKNIFEPLAMLNTGYSVNWEVLENKAQGYEKINTENDFYPIQYDYYITHSSSGLYTTMNDLVTWDRALYSAKLLKKETIAKMYAPYTNIPSNFEYGSEYDYGYGWFTQEKKVEHAGDLPGFIANFYRELNTELVIIILSNNESLDRDKMRSITNTLTNIVNGD
- a CDS encoding MFS transporter, with the translated sequence MNTQRWMSRQFFSFFVTWGVFLPYWTGWLIHIKGMTISQTGLIMSLSLIARGISSLIVFPLLSGKFSSKTILNGASIGTLIVLFFCIPASSFTSLLVVSILLHVFYPTLMPALDSAAGVLMKNNELKNYGKSRLWGSVGFVLAGIIVAIFIDLMGDNVILWAMLLGVIVFMILGFMQTPNVLSKKSHRDQTIKGGMLKLFRNSHFVVVLAIVILLQASHASYYNYGYIFLQEIHAPNYLIGFIINIAVIAEIIFFAIADRRFYKISVATLLTLAALGSSIRWIIVFTFPNVIIFSISQILHAFSFAMAHYAFMKFLNKNIPYEQIPIAQGIYSGFALSWGTAVFTILGGYLYEIESTYAFVGMLLCTIPAILLSFAYRKLEHKTN